From one Orcinus orca chromosome 10, mOrcOrc1.1, whole genome shotgun sequence genomic stretch:
- the CHST13 gene encoding carbohydrate sulfotransferase 13, whose amino-acid sequence MGRRWWRRRALVAACLGAALLLLLNAPLLTPPAFENRAVGSSWLGGKRRSPLQMLYDLDQSPRSALAEVHRQRRDLLRRACSHNTRRQRLLRPEDLRHVLVDDAHGLLYCYVPKVACTNWKRVLLALSGRGPGDPRAIPAHEAHAPGRLPSLADFSPAEVNRRLRAYLAFLFVREPFERLASAYRNKLQRPWGTTFQRRFGTGIVRRLRPRPGPDALVRGHDVRFAEFLAYLLDPRTRRDGPFNEHWERAHALCHPCRLRYDVVGKFETLAEDAAFVLSLVGAPGLRFPEPPSRAQAAARDRAARLFRDISPFYQQRLYGLYRMDFLLFNYSAPSYLRLR is encoded by the exons ATGGGGAGGCGCTGGTGGCGGCGGCGCGCGCTGGTGGCCGCGTGTCTGGGCGCCGCGCTCCTGCTCCTGC TGAACGCCCCTCTCCTTACACCCCCAGCGTTTGAAAACAGGGCCGTGGGCTCCAGCTGGCTTGGCGGCAAGAGGAGGAGTCCCCTGCAGATGCTCTACGACCTGGACCAG AGCCCGCGCTCCGCGCTGGCCGAGGTGCACCGGCAGCGGCGCGATCTGCTGCGCCGCGCCTGCAGCCACAACACGCGCCGGCAGCGCCTGCTGCGGCCGGAGGACCTGCGGCACGTGCTGGTGGACGACGCGCACGGCCTGCTCTACTGCTACGTGCCCAAGGTGGCCTGCACCAACTGGAAGCGCGTGCTGCTGGCGCTGAGCGGCCGCGGCCCGGGAGACCCGCGCGCCATCCCCGCGCACGAGGCGCACGCGCCCGGCCGCCTGCCCTCGCTGGCCGACTTCAGTCCGGCCGAGGTCAACCGGCGCCTGCGCGCCTACCTGGCCTTCCTGTTTGTGCGCGAGCCCTTCGAGCGCCTGGCCTCGGCCTACCGCAACAAGCTGCAGCGGCCCTGGGGCACCACCTTCCAGCGCCGCTTCGGCACCGGCATCGTGCGCCGCCTGCGGCCGCGCCCGGGCCCCGACGCGCTGGTCCGCGGCCACGACGTGCGCTTCGCCGAGTTCCTGGCCTACCTGCTGGACCCGCGCACGCGCCGCGACGGGCCCTTCAACGAACACTGGGAGCGCGCCCACGCGCTCTGCCACCCGTGCCGCCTGCGCTACGACGTCGTGGGCAAGTTCGAGACGCTGGCGGAGGACGCAGCCTTCGTGCTGAGCCTGGTGGGCGCGCCCGGCCTGCGCTTCCCCGAGCCGCCGTCCAGGGCCCAGGCCGCCGCACGCGACCGTGCCGCGCGCCTCTTCCGCGACATCAGCCCTTTCTACCAGCAGCGCCTCTACGGCCTCTACAGGATGGACTTCCTGCTCTTCAACTACTCCGCTCCCTCCTACCTGCGGCTGCGCTAG
- the C10H3orf22 gene encoding uncharacterized protein C3orf22 homolog isoform X1: protein MDVKAPKGSHQGKKSKNRTEEKFARKFPYRFSWLTETNAEPLQPWEVTKTSSSLRKQLPLQKTLVPTRSVPVRGLGAPDFPPLCSLRPPPSPPSNVWELVLLSRRFPGSALPPTGRCRPPPRGPLLEPSSAPPLSRPPAPRALRAAG from the exons ATGGACGTGAAGGCCCCCAAGGGGTCCCACCAGGGTAAGAAGAGTAAGAACAGGACCGAGGAGAAGTTTGCCAGGAAGTTTCCGTACAG GTTTTCCTGGCTGACGGAGACCAACGCGGAGCCCCTGCAGCCCTGGGAGGTCACGAAGACGAGCAGCTCGCTGCGGAAGCAGCTGCCCCTGCAGAAGACGTTGGTGCCCACGAGGTCCGTCCCGGTCAGAGG GCTGGGGGCCCCGGATTTCCCTCCACTGTGCAGCCTCCGGCCGCCACCGTCACCACCAAGCAACGTCTGGGAGCTGGTGCTGCTGAGCCGCCGCTTCCCCGGGTCCGCGCTTCCCCCCACCGGCCGATGCCGCCCGCCCCCCCGAGGGCCCCTCCTGGAGCCCAGCTCTGCGCCGCCTCTCTCTCGGCCACCAGCTCCCCGGGCGCTCAGGGCAGCGGGCTAA
- the C10H3orf22 gene encoding uncharacterized protein C3orf22 homolog isoform X2: MDVKAPKGSHQGKKSKNRTEEKFARKFPYRPQTLSCEAQCGRCTWQSGPYVFLADGDQRGAPAALGGHEDEQLAAEAAAPAEDVGAHEVRPGQRVSLRPDVTGAACGPRHPAFHLVHT; this comes from the exons ATGGACGTGAAGGCCCCCAAGGGGTCCCACCAGGGTAAGAAGAGTAAGAACAGGACCGAGGAGAAGTTTGCCAGGAAGTTTCCGTACAG GCCCCAGACTCTGTCCTGTGAGGCCCAGTGTGGCAGATGCACGTGGCAGAGTGGCCCTTAT GTTTTCCTGGCTGACGGAGACCAACGCGGAGCCCCTGCAGCCCTGGGAGGTCACGAAGACGAGCAGCTCGCTGCGGAAGCAGCTGCCCCTGCAGAAGACGTTGGTGCCCACGAGGTCCGTCCCGGTCAGAGGGTGAGTCTCAGGCCGGATGTCACCGGCGCCGCCTGCGGACCGCGCCACCCGGCCTTCCACCTGGTCCACACATGA